In Mytilus edulis chromosome 8, xbMytEdul2.2, whole genome shotgun sequence, the genomic window ttagaaatttattttcttataataaacAAGTATTTGCTGTAGCTTCATAAAATTCTGTGAATGTTGAACGAAGTAATTGGTGTTTAAAAAATCTATAACCAAAGACTCGGCATAAATATTGACGTAACCGATGCCGACTACATGATCGACAATCGCTATGTCTCACTTTTGTGACACTAATGTCGCTGGCTCGACTAAAATAGTATCAATTTAAATATGTATCGATTAATACTTAAATACGTAATACTAGATATACAAATTATAATCATTTTTCACGTTATAATGTACGTAAATTGTCCTGTCCAATGTTGTTAATGGGAAAGGACGCTATTTGGATTACTTATCTCTCTCAGTCTCCTTAACTGTTTACGTCAAGTACATGATTACCTACAATGTATTCAAAACCAATTTTTACTTGTTATTCGTTTCATACTTTATGAAGCAATACTGATATGCGAATTATAAGTTTACCACGCATTGTTCacagatttgatttcattcagtttttttgttataaacTGTTTTTCGCATCCTCAGCTGTTACATCATTCCAGTTTTCTGGCAATTCTGGTACTTTTGTGTTGCTTTTTTtcgaaatttcatttttaaatgttttgaaataccaCATCCAGTATTTAGAAGGCTTATAAATTGGCGTAATCTCCCAATCTGGAAACTTTGTTCTGTAATGTTTGTATTTATGGGTTTTGTTTGAGTCTGATAATATAAAATCCTTTCGACTTTGATGAATTAAATGGTTACATATATCAGTAACTAGCTCCCCACTGCCATTCTCCCATGCATATTCACCTACGCCTTGTGGACGATGTTGTTTACAACTGTGCTTTAATGAATCTAAGTGATTGTCATTGTATTCACAGGGTTCGCTACAAAAAGGACAGGTAGCACAACACCCCCAAAGTCTTTCAAATATAGAAGTGTATGGCTCTTTTTTCCATCGAATAGTTTCTTGTGTGGTATCAGTCACTATTTTCAATAGGCTTACTTTTGTTGAAGAAATCTCCTTAAGAACAGTTCTTCTAAAGTTTTCAATATCAGTAACATTTCTTTTCCCCACGTGTTTAAGTTTTTCCTTTGTAATCGGCAATAATTTTGAACTTGTAATGAACTCTTCAATCCACGCAGATATCCGATCACCGaactttccttttattttatcAGTTGCGTTGTTTACAGAACTTATCACGTCCTCTATTGCGTTATCTACAATGAATTTACTTAATAATTTATAGTTCATGACTTTTTGCCCGTCCCtttcaaataaacatttgtttgtgTAGTTGAGAAGCCAAATTTCAACAAAAGAAGCAGGAGAAGTAATGTACACACTAAAATGGTCAAAACTGTTCTTGTCGATCAGATCTTTCATCACCgatttaattaaattatattttgaatattcaaatgaTTTCCAAATTTCGGCCTCCACTTTACTAGGTAAAATCTCGTATATTTGCTCCAACACACTAGATTTGATTGCCTTCTGAAAAAAATTCCCTGCTATAACGTCTTCAGTTTTCTTTTGAACGAGATCCACAAACAATTTCAGGGCTGTTTCTTTATATTCCTCCAGTTTTATTCGTGGATTATGCTTTTGGTCATATTGTCTATTAATGTCTATAAATTCTTTGGTAGAGTAAGCTGCAATTTTTGTCAGTATCATGGCTTTATATTGTGCTTTTAATCGGAATTGATGATCATTGTCTTTATGGTCATTATGCTGAGTAATTTCTGACTCAACCATTTTCATTATGTCACTCATAAAGACTACATTGAATTCCACGTCTTTAAAACGTAGCTTTTTCAAATAGGTCTCAATCTTTAAAAATAACTTGTCAGTAAAATCCACAGTTTGATTGATGCATACCGCAGGCTTTTCTAAATTCATGCATCCTGTCAGCAAACTCTTCTTAATACTTATATGACTGTCcaaatgtatatcattaaatACAACAAGACCATACAAGTTTGACATTTGTATGCAATCGTTAATTGTGAGATCTTCTAATTCTTTGTAAAAATTACCGTGTCCATAAATATTATTTCGAACTaatctttttatttcatcaaaaacctCATCAGGCTCTTTGGCAGCATCTACTGGTGTCGTAGAGCATTTGGCAATCCACGATAACCATCCTTCATCAAATCGAGCATGCAATATATTTTCAGAGACTGCAGTTTCATTGCTATCATTGAACTCTTCAGCTAGTGTAGTGGCATAGCTGTTTATTTCATCCTCGCATTTTTGTATTGCCTTTTCACATTCGGTGAATTGTTTTATCTCATTTTGAATCAACTCTATTTCCCTGCCTGACCTATCAGAAAGCGGTTTCATGGATGTCTGCAGCTTCAAGGAATATCCTTGTTTCCATTTCAACATTATATTCTTCAATGTATGTCTTTCAATGAATTCATCAAATTCGTTTTCTGCTTTTTCGAATTCATTGGTAAGAAATTCAGGTAAATTGTTTCGCACAGTCGCTATCAACCCGTCAAATTCTGATTCGCTTTTACATTTGAGAAGAAAACATCTCTTTTCCCGAACAAAGTTGTACAATTTCGATTCTAATCCCCAGTACAATTCTTGGTAATATTTATCTAATTTAGTAAATGCTTTAGCTTCAAGGTTATTTTTAAAGCTAAAAGCAAAATCCTCCGTTAGAATTCCATTCCAAATGTCTTCTATTTTTGATGCGGTGTCTTTGAGTGAAAAGTACGCTTGGCGCTTTCGTGCTATGTCATATATAATTGTCTCCCTAATCGTTGTTATATGTGCGCTGTAAGATGGACTAATCCGTGTAACTGGCTGTTCACCAGTAGAAAAATTAGGCAAATACCACACGTACttcttatcaaaatcaataacctgattaaaataatttatatcggAGATATCGAGTTGATCTGCTGCTTCCGCTGTCATTTCATCTAGAGTGTTTATCATGTGTTGTATATTGTATTCCAAAGCACTATCGATGCCTCCTTCAGTCTTCACATTCTGGTGTATAAAAACACATGACTGTTTTAAGTTTAAACTATCACTCgctgttttcattttcaaaagtgCATGAACTACCATTTGCAGTACTTCTTTCATTTCGCCCTGTGATTCACCGTTAATGTTAACAATATTTATATCCGCTATGCCCATGATAAATGTTGCAAATTCGTTGTCATGCTGGTAGTTCTCGTGACCTAGTTCTGGTGCTCGCAGACCTTCAGTATCAATAACTATAATGAATTCAAAATCAAGTTTTTCGTCATGGACAGGTATCAGCTGCATAAATGCTCCTTTTGTAACTCTTCCATGTCCAACAGGAAACTGGAGTCCAAACATGGTGTTTAGTAATGTCGACTTTCCTGAACTCTGTATTCCTACTACTGATACAACTAAACATTTCCTGTCGCAAATTAATTCTGCTACCTCGTTCAAAACTGCTTTAACCCATACAATTGGTACATGTATAAGATCGCCATTCATCACTTCAAATTGTACTCCTCCTAAAAGAAGTTTAGCTGGTATGCAAGggaagtgtttcactagattctTGGTTTCAACAGAGACTCGTGATTCTTGGTCTGCAGTTGCTTCATAAACTTGTCCCATTTCCCGAATAAAATGCTCAAATCCCAATTGTCCTGCAAGAAAGTCTAATTCATCATTGTGTACATTCGCCTTAAAAGCTTCAACTTCATTTGAATTACTCTGTTTTGCAGCCTTTAACTTTtctatactttttatatatttagcaTGACAAACAGACATGTTCTCCCGTGTAAGCTTTTCTAGATAAACTTTTAGCCAAAGGGCAAAGTTAATCAATTCTTCTTCATCAAATTGAAGGTAATTGAGAACAGTTTCTAAAAATAAATGCATCAAAGGGTGCAGAATAGGTAACCTCTTCACTTGTTCCATTCGCAAAGATGAAATTGCTTGCTTTATTTCTACTTTGTGCTTTGGGGATTTGTATTCAGAAGGTTTATATAACCTTTTCATATTCTTActtaacaaattcaaaatatcCCCCTGCATTGGAAGTACATCACGTTTGATACTAAAGGTAGTACTAAAACTGTCAAGCAATTCTTTTATTTTCCTCGTAACTCTCTGTCCTCGTTGACTAAAATCATTTTGCAAAACTATTTTTGATTCTCCTAATATAACTGTCAGACTTTTGGTTGGCACCTTACTAAATAAATCCTGAAATTTGAAATCAATATCATTCTTTATATCAGCTGATTTTCTTTCTTGTCCATCCATCGAAATTAATCCAAATTTGGTCTTCTTATGGTCAATTGATTTCTCTTTATATTTGTCAGtgatttgtttaacattttcttTTGATCTCTTTTGTGCATCTATCATCAAAGCAACAGTTGATTTTGATGAATAAAATGTTTGAAGCAATTTCTGTGTTTCGTCACTTTCAAGCGATTCGATAGTAATAAAAACCACTACACCGGAAGATAACAGAGATAATATATTTAACTGTTCTTTAAAACAAGTACCATCACCTCGTAAGTTCAGTATCATTGTTCTTTTCTCACAATTCCTTCCCTTTTCACTTTTCAGATATGGATTAAAAAAGGTAGCCTCAATTAGACCCTCGCCTATTGTTCTTTTGGAACGCCCAAATGGTGAACAGTAGTTTAAAAACACATCATGATTTTCGTTTGAAATTATATCATTAATGATTTTAGATTTTGAAACCTTTGGACAGCCAACTCGGATAAAAGATAAAATGTTGCATGGACAGTCAGCTGCTGGAATTTGTTTGTTTCCCGACGTAGATATGAAAACAGAGTTGAAAAAGCTTACGGACGGAGCCGTTAAATATTCGTCGGGTAACACTAGTGGTACAGCTAATCTGCATGTATACATTTTTGAAGCAAGCGCCTGCTTTAAAGTCTCTGATGAACATAAAAACAGCGCGACCATCAAGTCCAAAgcattcaaattttcaaataagtTGTCATTTTCATTTAACGTCGAAACATTATCATCTTCTTCaaaatcatcaaagatatcaAAATCATCCGAAGCTTTACGCTTATTTTCGTTTTGGAATTCTTGTACATGTTCCTCTAGAATTTTATATATAGAAGAATGCTGTGTCATTATTTTCTGTAACAAAAACCACAAcagattttgtttctttttattagttgttctTTCATCAATTGTCACAGAATCAAGCACATTAACTGTTGATGGCATCCGCATTTCGGTAAGAAAATTCTTAACTTTGTCTTGAACAGTTTTCCGAGATGATTTGGTAATTGGGATATCTCCCTTTTGGCCACTTTCGTTCTGTTTAATGATAAACTTTGGAAGTGAATACATTTTACGGTTTGTATGTGTTCCATTAATGAACGGTAATAGATCATCTTGAAGCTGAAGCCAGTTGTAGGGAGACTTCTCAGTATTTACGCCAATGGCCGATTTAATATCGTTTTCTAACACTGGTTCCAATGCATGGACGCATTTGATGAAGATTTTTTCGAATGATTTAGATTTGTTCCTTGTTATATTTTTCACGATGAAGTCTATAAGACATGCTTGATCTTGGACTTTAGATTTTTTTGGTAAGTTGTTAAATTCATGAATTATTTGTTCTGATTCCGCAATGAATGTTTTTAAATCTGATTCAGAAAGAAGTTGTGGAAATCCACATGTTTCATCAAAACGTAAGCGTGAGAGAATAGACATAAGAATGACAAATTcacgaacattttttgatttgaatTCTATTAATATTCGGTGGCATACAGTTGTCATTTCACTAGTGATGTAAAGTTCAGCTGTTTGTTGGCTCCTATGCCGTTCCATCGTATCAATGTCTTCTATTTCTGGAAGGAATTTCGTCTTCAACACAGACATAAACGTATTTATATCTTCTATGCTTTCAGTAGATAAGGCACTTGGCAGATCTTGGAACTTTGCATTCACTTTAGCAATCCATAACATCAACGTTGGTCTGTCTTTCAAGAAAACATACTTCAAATGActtaataataaagaaatttcGTGTTGCATCTTAGCGCATTGCATTTGATCCTGTAATTCATCAGAAAATGCAACCTGTTCAAAGAAGTGTTGTACCTTAACATTTGATTCTACTAAACTTTTGAAAAATCCATCGTCTTTAGTAAGGTCGAATAATCTATCTATTGATTTACAAAGTGTTGGCAAAATGGAACTAAAGTCTGTTAATTCAAACGTGTCAATGCAGCTTTCAAATATTTCCATGTTCCACGCGCATTGcataaaatcagctaaatcaaATACATTATAAAAGTCAGTTTTATGATTCTTAAGTACTTCCCAAATCCCAATGAATTCACCTCTTGAAATTAGCGACCAAGTTCCATTTTCTGTAGTCAATCTCTGAACCCATTTTCCATAATCAGTCTCATCATGTGGTCCTCCTATGGGATTAATGTTTAGCTGCACTTTTGACAATTCTTCCTCCGTATGATTTTTTACAATACTGCTGTTACCTGAGAGATACTTTCCTGATACACCAATGCCAATAGCTGGTCCCGGCCCTGTATAACCCATGCTGGTAAATCCATCCAAGGAATCGTTTACTAATTCCTTTCTGGAATTATTTGAAGATTTAATCGAAGAAGTATAAGAAGCTTTCCATTTAAAAACTCCACCAAAGTGCAGTATTCCCATGTTAATGTGACTACCATAATTTTGAAAGAACCTTTTGCATTGAGACAGACTTTTCATACAGATCGCATTACCCTGTAATCCAGATTCAATGGTTTGTAAGGTTTTAATAGCATTTgatattaaatgaatattttcTATCTTAAATTCATAAGATTTGACTGGCACGAATGCATATTTTTCTCTTGACTGATAAAATTCTTCTGAACTGGTGGTGTTAGTATCGTCGATGTTCTTCATTGATGTGAAAGATCCTTGTAATTTCATGCTAAAAATTGGAAACCCAATATGAGCAAATAACCTTGCATTTTTGCCAGTTGTTTGCAAAGACCTCTGAAATGTATCACTCTTCTCTCTAGACGAAAATTCAACAAACTGAACTTCCTGTTTCATTGATGGTCCCTGGAATGTTACATCACCGACTAAATCGATGACTATACCCTTCATTTCTGTGATTGAATCTATACATTGATTTAAATGGATCCCCCTTAAGGCACAACTACTTGATGAATGACTTAAAACTTCTCTATCAGTTAAATGTGTCGTTTTTACGTCCCTACTACTGTGTATAGgttgtaaatttttaagtttCGTGTCTAAATCCAGATCATGTCGGGAAGTTTTCCAAGATTCACCAGGTTCTAATGCTGACGTCAGGGAACTGGCTGTATTATGGAAATCGTCCTTAAAATTATTGTTATCAGGTTGAAACTCATCTGATACTTCTTTTGCAGTTCTCTTCGGAGCAGCATTGTCGCTCTTgtcttttccaaaattgtcttttataatttgtttcaaAGCTTCATTATCCAAATCATTGCGTATACTTGATTGAAGTTTTTTCAAATGACTGTCATTAAGATATTTTAGCTGTATGGTATTGG contains:
- the LOC139485331 gene encoding interferon-induced very large GTPase 1-like — its product is MASQQTSQNPSSNMLQATNTETVAVDDKNSESKHSKGGLHDNKTHETSQETELKADKLKLQNRLKDEYGLDHQYWSEVFERKLGLTNTIQLKYLNDSHLKKLQSSIRNDLDNEALKQIIKDNFGKDKSDNAAPKRTAKEVSDEFQPDNNNFKDDFHNTASSLTSALEPGESWKTSRHDLDLDTKLKNLQPIHSSRDVKTTHLTDREVLSHSSSSCALRGIHLNQCIDSITEMKGIVIDLVGDVTFQGPSMKQEVQFVEFSSREKSDTFQRSLQTTGKNARLFAHIGFPIFSMKLQGSFTSMKNIDDTNTTSSEEFYQSREKYAFVPVKSYEFKIENIHLISNAIKTLQTIESGLQGNAICMKSLSQCKRFFQNYGSHINMGILHFGGVFKWKASYTSSIKSSNNSRKELVNDSLDGFTSMGYTGPGPAIGIGVSGKYLSGNSSIVKNHTEEELSKVQLNINPIGGPHDETDYGKWVQRLTTENGTWSLISRGEFIGIWEVLKNHKTDFYNVFDLADFMQCAWNMEIFESCIDTFELTDFSSILPTLCKSIDRLFDLTKDDGFFKSLVESNVKVQHFFEQVAFSDELQDQMQCAKMQHEISLLLSHLKYVFLKDRPTLMLWIAKVNAKFQDLPSALSTESIEDINTFMSVLKTKFLPEIEDIDTMERHRSQQTAELYITSEMTTVCHRILIEFKSKNVREFVILMSILSRLRFDETCGFPQLLSESDLKTFIAESEQIIHEFNNLPKKSKVQDQACLIDFIVKNITRNKSKSFEKIFIKCVHALEPVLENDIKSAIGVNTEKSPYNWLQLQDDLLPFINGTHTNRKMYSLPKFIIKQNESGQKGDIPITKSSRKTVQDKVKNFLTEMRMPSTVNVLDSVTIDERTTNKKKQNLLWFLLQKIMTQHSSIYKILEEHVQEFQNENKRKASDDFDIFDDFEEDDNVSTLNENDNLFENLNALDLMVALFLCSSETLKQALASKMYTCRLAVPLVLPDEYLTAPSVSFFNSVFISTSGNKQIPAADCPCNILSFIRVGCPKVSKSKIINDIISNENHDVFLNYCSPFGRSKRTIGEGLIEATFFNPYLKSEKGRNCEKRTMILNLRGDGTCFKEQLNILSLLSSGVVVFITIESLESDETQKLLQTFYSSKSTVALMIDAQKRSKENVKQITDKYKEKSIDHKKTKFGLISMDGQERKSADIKNDIDFKFQDLFSKVPTKSLTVILGESKIVLQNDFSQRGQRVTRKIKELLDSFSTTFSIKRDVLPMQGDILNLLSKNMKRLYKPSEYKSPKHKVEIKQAISSLRMEQVKRLPILHPLMHLFLETVLNYLQFDEEELINFALWLKVYLEKLTRENMSVCHAKYIKSIEKLKAAKQSNSNEVEAFKANVHNDELDFLAGQLGFEHFIREMGQVYEATADQESRVSVETKNLVKHFPCIPAKLLLGGVQFEVMNGDLIHVPIVWVKAVLNEVAELICDRKCLVVSVVGIQSSGKSTLLNTMFGLQFPVGHGRVTKGAFMQLIPVHDEKLDFEFIIVIDTEGLRAPELGHENYQHDNEFATFIMGIADINIVNINGESQGEMKEVLQMVVHALLKMKTASDSLNLKQSCVFIHQNVKTEGGIDSALEYNIQHMINTLDEMTAEAADQLDISDINYFNQVIDFDKKYVWYLPNFSTGEQPVTRISPSYSAHITTIRETIIYDIARKRQAYFSLKDTASKIEDIWNGILTEDFAFSFKNNLEAKAFTKLDKYYQELYWGLESKLYNFVREKRCFLLKCKSESEFDGLIATVRNNLPEFLTNEFEKAENEFDEFIERHTLKNIMLKWKQGYSLKLQTSMKPLSDRSGREIELIQNEIKQFTECEKAIQKCEDEINSYATTLAEEFNDSNETAVSENILHARFDEGWLSWIAKCSTTPVDAAKEPDEVFDEIKRLVRNNIYGHGNFYKELEDLTINDCIQMSNLYGLVVFNDIHLDSHISIKKSLLTGCMNLEKPAVCINQTVDFTDKLFLKIETYLKKLRFKDVEFNVVFMSDIMKMVESEITQHNDHKDNDHQFRLKAQYKAMILTKIAAYSTKEFIDINRQYDQKHNPRIKLEEYKETALKLFVDLVQKKTEDVIAGNFFQKAIKSSVLEQIYEILPSKVEAEIWKSFEYSKYNLIKSVMKDLIDKNSFDHFSVYITSPASFVEIWLLNYTNKCLFERDGQKVMNYKLLSKFIVDNAIEDVISSVNNATDKIKGKFGDRISAWIEEFITSSKLLPITKEKLKHVGKRNVTDIENFRRTVLKEISSTKVSLLKIVTDTTQETIRWKKEPYTSIFERLWGCCATCPFCSEPCEYNDNHLDSLKHSCKQHRPQGVGEYAWENGSGELVTDICNHLIHQSRKDFILSDSNKTHKYKHYRTKFPDWEITPIYKPSKYWMWYFKTFKNEISKKSNTKVPELPENWNDVTAEDAKNSL